A window from Caulobacter sp. X encodes these proteins:
- a CDS encoding ribonuclease J, with amino-acid sequence MKKSKDDELVFLPLGGSNEIGMNFNLYGFGPAHDRKWIVVDLGVTFGDQTTPGVEIILPDPEFIEPYADDILGIVLTHAHEDHLGAVHWLWPRLKAPVFATPFTAFLLREKLRDAGLLDEVPITEIPLGGTFELGPFALELITLTHSIPEPNGLAIKTPLGTILHTGDWKIDPEPQLGAPTDDAALRRLGDEGVLAMVCDSTNVFVEGTAGSEADVREALGNLIKSLKGKIAVACFASNVARMDTVIRAAQACGRKVCLAGRSMHRMAAAARSVGLLEGIEPFINDDQAKHLPEDQVLFLCTGSQGEARAALSRIADGSHPHVKLGAGDHVIFSSRVIPGNEIPIRNLQNKLADRGVRLHTERDTPGIHVSGHPCREELRQMYQWVRPQIAVPTHGERRHLIEHAAFAKDLQIPQAVSPRNGDMVRLAPGKPEIIDEVPAGRLYVDGGVVTPENGEALRERRHAAFNGMLAVSIVLDGRNKIVSGPQVRGIGLTGDDEYTLDDALDDLCEEAETAYKKLDGDAREIDETIESAISRAVKKAAFRIWERKPVVETTVLRI; translated from the coding sequence ATGAAAAAATCCAAAGACGACGAACTCGTCTTCCTGCCGCTTGGCGGGTCGAACGAGATCGGCATGAACTTCAACCTGTACGGCTTCGGGCCGGCGCATGATCGCAAGTGGATCGTGGTCGACCTGGGCGTGACGTTCGGCGATCAGACGACGCCGGGCGTCGAGATCATCCTGCCGGATCCCGAGTTCATCGAGCCCTATGCCGACGATATCCTCGGCATCGTCCTGACCCATGCGCACGAAGACCACCTGGGCGCCGTGCACTGGCTGTGGCCACGCCTGAAGGCGCCGGTGTTCGCCACGCCGTTCACCGCCTTCCTGCTGCGTGAGAAGCTGCGCGACGCCGGCCTCCTTGATGAGGTGCCGATCACCGAGATCCCGCTGGGCGGAACCTTCGAGCTCGGCCCGTTCGCGCTGGAACTGATCACCCTGACCCACTCGATCCCCGAGCCGAACGGCCTGGCGATCAAGACGCCATTGGGCACGATCCTGCACACCGGCGACTGGAAGATCGATCCCGAACCCCAGCTAGGCGCGCCGACCGACGACGCCGCGCTCCGCCGCCTGGGCGACGAGGGCGTGCTCGCGATGGTTTGCGACAGCACCAACGTCTTCGTCGAAGGAACCGCCGGGTCCGAGGCCGATGTCCGCGAAGCCTTGGGCAATCTGATCAAGAGCCTGAAGGGCAAGATCGCCGTCGCCTGCTTCGCCTCGAACGTGGCGCGCATGGACACGGTGATCCGCGCGGCCCAGGCCTGCGGCCGCAAGGTATGCCTGGCCGGCCGCTCGATGCACCGCATGGCCGCCGCCGCGCGGTCGGTCGGGCTGCTGGAAGGCATCGAGCCCTTCATCAACGACGACCAAGCCAAGCACCTGCCGGAAGATCAGGTGCTGTTCCTGTGCACCGGCAGCCAGGGTGAGGCCCGCGCGGCGCTGTCGCGCATCGCCGACGGCAGCCATCCGCACGTGAAGCTGGGCGCGGGCGACCACGTGATCTTCAGCTCGCGGGTCATCCCGGGCAACGAGATCCCGATCCGCAACCTGCAGAACAAGCTGGCCGATCGGGGCGTTCGCCTGCACACCGAGCGCGACACGCCCGGCATCCACGTCTCGGGCCACCCGTGCCGCGAGGAGCTGCGCCAGATGTACCAGTGGGTGCGTCCGCAGATCGCGGTGCCGACTCACGGCGAGCGCCGCCACCTGATCGAGCACGCCGCCTTCGCCAAGGACCTGCAGATCCCGCAGGCGGTTAGCCCACGCAACGGCGACATGGTGCGCCTGGCGCCGGGCAAGCCGGAGATCATCGACGAGGTGCCGGCCGGGCGTCTTTATGTCGATGGCGGGGTCGTCACGCCCGAGAATGGCGAGGCGCTGCGCGAGCGCCGCCACGCCGCCTTCAACGGCATGCTGGCCGTGTCGATCGTTCTGGATGGCCGTAACAAGATTGTTTCGGGCCCCCAGGTGCGCGGCATCGGGCTGACCGGGGACGACGAGTACACGCTGGACGACGCCTTGGACGATCTCTGCGAGGAAGCCGAGACCGCCTACAAGAAGCTGGACGGCGATGCTCGCGAGATCGACGAGACGATCGAAAGCGCCATCTCGCGGGCGGTCAAGAAGGCCGCGTTCCGCATCTGGGAGCGCAAGCCGGTCGTCGAGACGACCGTCCTGCGGATCTGA
- a CDS encoding type III pantothenate kinase, whose product MMLLAIEQGNTNTMFAIHDGQSWVAQWRSATESTRTADEYVVWLSQLLSMQGLGFRAIDAVIISSVVPQSIFNLRNLSRRYFNVEPLVIGENANLGIDVRIEKPSEAGADRLVNAIGAAMMYPGPLIVIDSGTATTFDIVAADGAFEGGIISPGINLSMQALHEAAAKLPRIAIQRPAGNRIVGTDTVSAMQSGVFWGYISLIEGLVARIKAERGEPMTVIATGGVASLFEGATDSIDHFDPDLTIRGLLEIYRRNTISET is encoded by the coding sequence TTGATGCTGCTCGCGATCGAACAGGGCAACACCAACACCATGTTCGCGATCCACGACGGCCAGTCGTGGGTGGCCCAGTGGCGCTCGGCCACCGAGAGCACGCGCACCGCGGACGAATATGTGGTGTGGCTGTCGCAGTTGCTGTCGATGCAGGGTCTCGGTTTCCGGGCCATCGACGCGGTGATCATCTCCAGCGTCGTGCCGCAGTCGATCTTCAACCTGCGCAACCTGTCCCGCCGCTATTTCAACGTCGAGCCGCTGGTGATCGGCGAGAACGCCAATCTCGGCATCGATGTCCGCATTGAAAAGCCCTCCGAGGCCGGCGCCGACCGCCTGGTGAACGCCATCGGCGCCGCCATGATGTATCCGGGCCCGCTGATCGTGATCGACAGCGGCACGGCCACGACCTTCGACATCGTCGCGGCCGACGGCGCCTTCGAAGGCGGCATCATCTCGCCCGGCATCAACCTCTCGATGCAGGCTTTGCACGAGGCGGCGGCGAAGCTGCCCCGGATCGCCATCCAGCGGCCGGCCGGTAACAGGATCGTGGGCACCGACACCGTCTCCGCCATGCAATCGGGCGTGTTCTGGGGCTATATCTCTCTGATCGAAGGTCTCGTCGCGCGCATCAAGGCCGAACGCGGCGAGCCCATGACCGTTATCGCCACCGGCGGCGTCGCCTCCCTGTTCGAGGGCGCCACCGACAGCATCGACCACTTCGACCCCGATCTGACGATCAGGGGCCTCCTAGAAATCTACCGCCGAAACACCATTTCCGAGACCTGA
- a CDS encoding biotin--[acetyl-CoA-carboxylase] ligase yields MVTRDVTGAAPVIVLDEIDSTNAEARRRAEAGEAGPLWLVGLRQTAGRGRRGRPWETGEGNLAATLLFRTDKPPGEAAQVSFVAALAVADMLAQYAPAPLVSLKWPNDPLLGGLKVSGILIESGASPLGGLWLAVGIGVNLRRKPIDSERPATSIATYSETLPPTPTEAIAVLAETFDRWFGVWNTLGFPAIADAWTARAHGLGEPCVARLGTETVEGVAEGLDGDGALRLRLPDGKVRRITAGDVFFGGA; encoded by the coding sequence TTGGTCACGCGTGACGTGACGGGCGCCGCGCCCGTCATCGTTCTCGACGAGATCGACTCCACCAACGCCGAGGCTCGTCGTCGGGCCGAGGCGGGCGAGGCCGGCCCCCTGTGGCTGGTCGGTCTGCGCCAGACCGCCGGACGTGGTCGTCGCGGTCGTCCCTGGGAGACCGGGGAGGGCAATCTGGCCGCCACGCTGCTTTTCCGCACCGACAAGCCGCCCGGCGAGGCCGCCCAGGTCTCGTTCGTGGCGGCCTTGGCCGTCGCGGACATGTTGGCCCAGTATGCGCCGGCTCCTCTCGTCAGCCTGAAGTGGCCCAATGATCCCTTGTTGGGCGGGCTGAAGGTCAGCGGCATCCTCATCGAGTCCGGCGCCTCCCCTCTGGGAGGCCTTTGGCTCGCCGTGGGGATCGGCGTGAACCTGAGGCGCAAGCCGATCGACTCCGAGCGCCCCGCGACCTCGATCGCGACCTACAGCGAGACCCTGCCGCCAACCCCGACCGAAGCCATCGCGGTGCTCGCCGAGACGTTCGATCGCTGGTTCGGCGTCTGGAACACCCTGGGCTTTCCCGCCATCGCCGACGCCTGGACGGCCCGCGCCCACGGTCTGGGCGAGCCTTGCGTCGCCCGACTTGGGACCGAAACGGTCGAAGGCGTTGCTGAAGGACTGGACGGCGACGGCGCGCTGAGGCTCCGTCTGCCCGACGGCAAGGTGCGGCGGATCACCGCCGGCGACGTGTTTTTCGGAGGCGCTTGA
- the nuoN gene encoding NADH-quinone oxidoreductase subunit NuoN: protein MTFFANFSLVLPEIVLAIAALVLLVAGAFRGKVGAIFTLAAVAALVAAAATAVLGPHGRAFGGVYAADAAATYAKVAIYLSSAVAVMLGDRWLAQRGDQKFEFAVLVILAAVGMGVTASAGDLISLYVGVELQSLALYVLAAMRRDDAKSSEAGLKYFVLGALSSGLLLYGSSLIYGFTGSTHFSQIALAAAHGGTHGVGLLFGLVFLICGLAFKVSAAPFHMWTPDVYEGAPTPVVGFFAAAPKLAAMMMFARVLGDAFPGSVDKWRQILVIAALLSVFVGAFAGLAQTNLKRLWAYSSIANVGYALLGVATGGEVGLQSMLLFMTLYMVDVTGFFACLQALNRDGKPMETIEDMAGLIKERPGVAIAMTAFSLSALGLPPFSGFWSKYYVFKAALGTGDVMMQWAAVLGLVGSVVAAFYYLRLIKSMWFDAPAGAVDASSPSARAVGYAAAIFSFPIVLVALVWLDPAAKAAAAAFGHA from the coding sequence ATGACGTTTTTCGCCAACTTCTCGCTCGTGCTGCCTGAGATCGTTCTCGCGATCGCGGCGCTCGTCCTGCTGGTCGCCGGCGCCTTCCGAGGCAAGGTCGGCGCCATCTTCACGCTCGCGGCCGTAGCCGCGCTGGTCGCGGCGGCCGCCACGGCGGTTCTCGGCCCGCACGGCCGCGCCTTCGGCGGCGTCTACGCGGCCGACGCCGCGGCGACCTACGCCAAGGTCGCCATCTATCTCTCCAGCGCCGTGGCCGTCATGCTCGGCGACCGCTGGCTGGCCCAGCGCGGCGACCAGAAGTTCGAGTTCGCCGTCCTGGTGATCCTGGCCGCCGTCGGCATGGGCGTGACCGCCTCGGCCGGCGACCTGATCAGCCTCTATGTCGGCGTCGAGCTGCAGTCCCTGGCCCTGTACGTGCTGGCCGCCATGCGCCGCGACGACGCCAAGTCGTCGGAAGCGGGCCTGAAGTACTTCGTGCTGGGCGCGCTGTCGTCGGGCCTGCTGCTGTACGGCAGCTCGCTGATCTACGGCTTCACCGGTTCGACCCACTTCAGCCAGATCGCCCTGGCGGCCGCCCATGGCGGCACGCACGGCGTCGGCCTGCTGTTCGGCCTGGTGTTCCTGATCTGCGGCCTGGCGTTCAAGGTTTCGGCGGCGCCGTTCCACATGTGGACCCCGGACGTCTACGAAGGCGCCCCGACCCCGGTTGTCGGCTTCTTCGCCGCCGCGCCGAAGTTGGCCGCCATGATGATGTTCGCCCGCGTGCTGGGCGACGCCTTCCCGGGCTCGGTCGACAAGTGGCGCCAGATCCTGGTGATCGCGGCCCTGCTGTCGGTCTTCGTCGGCGCCTTCGCGGGCCTGGCCCAGACCAACCTGAAGCGCCTGTGGGCCTATTCCTCGATCGCCAACGTCGGCTACGCCCTGCTGGGCGTCGCGACCGGCGGCGAGGTCGGCCTGCAGTCGATGCTGCTGTTCATGACCCTCTACATGGTCGACGTCACCGGCTTCTTCGCCTGCCTGCAGGCCCTGAACCGCGACGGCAAGCCCATGGAGACGATCGAGGACATGGCGGGCCTGATCAAGGAACGTCCAGGCGTCGCCATCGCCATGACCGCGTTCTCGCTGTCGGCCCTGGGTCTGCCGCCGTTCTCGGGCTTCTGGTCGAAGTACTATGTCTTCAAGGCCGCCCTGGGCACGGGCGATGTGATGATGCAGTGGGCCGCCGTGCTTGGCCTGGTCGGCTCGGTCGTCGCGGCCTTCTATTACCTGCGCCTGATCAAATCGATGTGGTTCGACGCTCCTGCGGGCGCTGTCGACGCCTCGTCGCCTTCGGCGCGCGCCGTGGGTTACGCCGCCGCGATCTTCTCGTTCCCGATCGTGCTCGTGGCCCTGGTGTGGCTGGATCCGGCTGCCAAGGCCGCAGCGGCCGCCTTTGGTCACGCGTGA
- a CDS encoding NADH-quinone oxidoreductase subunit M, with amino-acid sequence MRGTEFMSGLLSLTTFAPIVGVAVILAARALNGAGEKTDTLAKWIALVTTLVTFGLSIVLTVQFDPKNPGFQFVEDFAWFAGLHYRMGVDGISVLFVLLTAFLLPICIIASWKSVEKRVVEYLIAFLVLETLVIGVFAALDLVLFYLFFEFGLVPMFLIIGIWGGKRRVYAAYKFFLYTLLGSVLMLAAILAMISISGTSSIPDLMHYKFAPWLQTWLWLAFFASFAVKMPMWPVHTWLPDAHVEAPTAGSVILAGILLKMGGYGFMRFSLPMFPNASEMFQPLVFAMSAIAIVYTSLVAFRQTDIKKLIAYSSVAHMGFVTMGIFSGNAAGEQGALFQMLSHGVISGALFLCVGVVYDRMHTREIAFYGGLTNRMPHYAFVFLLFTMGNVGLPGTSGFVGEILTMTGAYKASTWTALVAATGVILSAMYALTLYRRVMYGEITNPELKTITDLDAREILLFVPLIIMTLVLGIYPNLVFNLTASSVDALVGAWRAALGG; translated from the coding sequence TTGAGGGGGACGGAGTTCATGAGCGGCCTTCTCAGCCTTACGACCTTCGCGCCCATCGTCGGCGTCGCGGTGATCCTCGCCGCGCGCGCCTTGAACGGCGCGGGTGAAAAGACCGACACCCTGGCCAAGTGGATCGCGCTCGTGACCACCCTGGTCACGTTCGGCCTGTCGATCGTCCTGACCGTCCAGTTCGACCCGAAGAACCCGGGCTTCCAGTTCGTGGAAGACTTCGCCTGGTTCGCCGGTCTGCACTACCGCATGGGCGTGGACGGCATTTCGGTGCTGTTCGTCCTGCTGACCGCGTTCCTGCTGCCGATCTGCATCATCGCCAGTTGGAAGTCGGTCGAGAAGCGCGTCGTCGAATACCTGATCGCCTTCCTGGTCCTTGAGACCCTGGTGATCGGCGTGTTCGCCGCGCTGGACCTGGTGCTGTTCTACCTGTTCTTCGAGTTCGGCCTGGTCCCGATGTTCCTGATCATCGGCATCTGGGGCGGCAAGCGTCGCGTCTACGCGGCCTACAAGTTCTTCCTCTACACGCTGCTCGGCTCGGTGCTGATGCTGGCGGCGATCCTGGCGATGATCTCGATCTCGGGCACCTCGTCGATCCCCGACCTGATGCACTACAAGTTCGCGCCGTGGCTGCAGACGTGGCTGTGGCTGGCCTTCTTCGCCTCGTTCGCGGTGAAGATGCCGATGTGGCCGGTCCACACCTGGCTGCCCGACGCGCACGTCGAGGCGCCGACGGCCGGTTCGGTCATACTGGCGGGCATTCTGCTGAAGATGGGCGGCTACGGCTTCATGCGCTTCAGCCTGCCGATGTTCCCGAACGCCTCGGAGATGTTCCAGCCGCTGGTGTTCGCGATGTCGGCGATCGCCATCGTCTACACCTCGCTGGTCGCCTTCCGTCAGACCGACATCAAGAAGCTGATCGCCTATTCGTCCGTCGCCCACATGGGCTTCGTGACCATGGGCATCTTCTCGGGCAACGCCGCCGGCGAACAGGGCGCTCTCTTCCAGATGCTGAGCCACGGGGTGATCTCCGGCGCGCTCTTCCTCTGCGTCGGCGTCGTCTACGACCGCATGCACACCCGCGAGATCGCCTTCTACGGCGGCCTGACCAACCGGATGCCGCACTACGCCTTCGTGTTCCTGCTGTTCACGATGGGCAATGTCGGCCTGCCGGGCACCTCGGGCTTCGTCGGTGAAATCCTGACCATGACCGGCGCCTACAAGGCTTCGACCTGGACGGCGCTGGTGGCGGCGACGGGCGTGATCCTGTCGGCCATGTACGCCCTGACGCTGTACCGTCGGGTCATGTACGGCGAGATCACCAATCCCGAGCTGAAGACCATCACGGATCTGGACGCTCGCGAGATCCTGCTGTTCGTCCCGCTCATCATCATGACCCTGGTGCTGGGCATCTATCCCAATCTTGTGTTCAACCTGACCGCGTCTTCCGTCGACGCGTTGGTCGGCGCCTGGCGCGCCGCCCTGGGCGGGTGA
- the nuoL gene encoding NADH-quinone oxidoreductase subunit L, whose translation MQTLVTILVFAPIIAAAIAGLFGRRIGDVASQSVTTGALILSCALSWYTFSQWTWGHMEAFTVNLLPFIHIGDFQANWSIRIDALSATMLIVVTTVSALVHIYSWGYMAEDDSKPRFFAYLSLFTFAMLSLVTAADFMQLFFGWEGVGLASYLLIGFWFKKPSASAAAIKAFVVNRVGDFGFALGIMTTYWAFGTIQFAEIFPQVAAHAGKTWEFAGHTFPLMDIACFLLFIGAMGKSAQFFLHTWLPDAMEGPTPVSALIHAATMVTAGVYMLCLLSPMFEYAPVAKNIVTVIGAVTALFAATVGLTQNDIKRVIAYSTCSQLGYMFFAAGVGAYQAAMFHLFTHAFFKALLFLGAGSVIHGMHHEQDMRKYGALAKLLPVTFLAMTIGTIAITGLGFPPLHLGFAGFYSKDTIIEAAFAAGGHNSIAMFAWVIGVLVAGLTSFYSWRLAFFTFNGKARWGHDDHHAQDAHGHDAHSHDAHGHDDHAHDDHGHGHDHKPHESPMVMLFPLIVLSIGAIAAGFVFNGYFVGHHQEEFWRGAIFTAPSNQVLHHAHEVAEWVKWSPLIASLIGLLIAVYVYLIKGDERLGLKLAERKGPLYVFFYNKWFFDELYDATFVRFAKFLGDLFWKGGDQKIIDGLGPDGVSHVSYEVGKRTGKLQTGYLYHYAFVMLLGVAGLLTFALYAFR comes from the coding sequence ATGCAGACGCTTGTCACCATTCTCGTTTTCGCGCCGATCATCGCCGCGGCGATCGCCGGCCTGTTCGGCCGCCGCATCGGCGACGTGGCCTCGCAATCGGTCACCACCGGCGCGCTGATCCTGTCCTGCGCGCTGTCCTGGTACACGTTCAGCCAGTGGACCTGGGGGCACATGGAGGCCTTCACGGTCAACCTGCTGCCGTTCATCCACATCGGCGACTTCCAGGCCAACTGGTCGATCCGCATCGACGCCCTATCGGCGACCATGCTGATCGTGGTCACGACGGTCTCGGCCCTCGTGCACATCTATTCCTGGGGCTACATGGCCGAGGACGACAGCAAGCCGCGCTTCTTCGCGTACCTGTCGCTGTTCACCTTCGCCATGCTGTCGCTGGTCACCGCCGCCGACTTCATGCAGCTGTTCTTCGGCTGGGAAGGCGTGGGCCTGGCCTCGTACCTGCTGATCGGGTTCTGGTTCAAGAAGCCCTCGGCCAGCGCCGCCGCCATCAAGGCCTTCGTGGTCAACCGGGTCGGCGACTTCGGCTTCGCCCTGGGCATCATGACGACCTACTGGGCGTTCGGCACGATCCAGTTCGCCGAGATCTTCCCGCAGGTCGCCGCGCACGCGGGCAAGACCTGGGAATTCGCGGGTCACACCTTCCCGCTGATGGATATCGCCTGCTTCCTGCTGTTCATCGGCGCGATGGGCAAGTCGGCGCAGTTCTTCCTGCACACCTGGCTTCCGGACGCCATGGAAGGCCCGACCCCGGTGTCGGCCCTGATCCACGCGGCCACCATGGTGACCGCCGGCGTCTACATGCTGTGCCTGCTGTCGCCGATGTTCGAATACGCGCCCGTCGCCAAGAACATCGTCACGGTCATTGGCGCGGTGACGGCCCTGTTCGCCGCCACGGTCGGCCTGACCCAGAACGACATCAAGCGCGTGATCGCCTACTCGACCTGTTCGCAGCTGGGCTACATGTTCTTCGCGGCCGGCGTCGGCGCCTATCAGGCGGCCATGTTCCACCTGTTCACCCACGCCTTCTTCAAGGCCCTGCTGTTCCTGGGCGCCGGTTCGGTGATCCACGGCATGCACCACGAGCAGGACATGCGGAAGTATGGCGCTCTCGCCAAGCTGCTGCCGGTGACCTTCCTCGCCATGACGATCGGCACGATCGCCATCACGGGCCTCGGCTTCCCGCCGCTGCACCTGGGCTTCGCCGGCTTCTACTCGAAGGACACCATCATCGAGGCGGCCTTCGCCGCCGGTGGCCACAATTCGATCGCCATGTTCGCGTGGGTGATCGGCGTGCTGGTGGCGGGCCTGACCTCGTTCTACTCGTGGCGCCTGGCGTTCTTCACCTTCAACGGCAAGGCGCGCTGGGGTCATGACGACCATCACGCTCAGGATGCGCACGGTCATGACGCCCATAGCCATGATGCTCACGGTCATGACGACCACGCGCACGACGATCACGGCCATGGTCACGACCACAAGCCGCATGAGAGCCCGATGGTCATGCTGTTCCCGCTGATCGTGCTGTCGATCGGCGCGATCGCCGCCGGCTTCGTGTTCAACGGCTACTTCGTCGGCCACCACCAGGAGGAGTTCTGGCGCGGCGCGATCTTCACGGCTCCGAGCAACCAAGTGCTGCACCACGCGCACGAGGTGGCCGAGTGGGTGAAGTGGAGCCCGCTGATCGCTTCGCTGATCGGCCTGCTGATCGCCGTCTATGTCTACCTGATCAAGGGCGACGAGCGCCTGGGCCTGAAACTGGCCGAGCGCAAGGGCCCACTGTACGTCTTCTTCTACAACAAGTGGTTCTTCGACGAACTTTACGACGCCACCTTCGTGCGCTTCGCCAAGTTCCTCGGCGACCTGTTCTGGAAGGGCGGCGACCAGAAGATCATCGACGGCCTCGGCCCGGATGGCGTCAGCCACGTCTCGTATGAGGTCGGCAAGCGCACCGGCAAGCTGCAGACCGGCTATCTCTACCACTACGCGTTTGTCATGCTGCTCGGCGTCGCCGGCCTGCTGACCTTCGCCTTGTACGCCTTCCGTTGA
- the nuoK gene encoding NADH-quinone oxidoreductase subunit NuoK yields the protein MIGLPHYLVVAAILFTIGVFGIFVNRKNIIVILMSIELILLAVNVNLVAFSAFLHDVAGQIFAMFVLTVAAAEAAVGLAILVTFFRNRGDIAVDDASMMKG from the coding sequence ATGATCGGCCTTCCGCACTATCTCGTCGTCGCCGCGATCCTGTTCACGATCGGCGTCTTCGGCATCTTCGTGAACCGCAAGAACATCATCGTCATCCTGATGTCGATCGAGCTGATCCTTCTGGCGGTGAACGTGAACCTCGTGGCGTTCTCGGCCTTCCTGCACGACGTGGCGGGACAGATCTTCGCGATGTTCGTTCTGACCGTGGCCGCCGCCGAGGCGGCCGTGGGTCTGGCCATCCTCGTCACCTTCTTCCGCAACCGCGGCGATATCGCGGTTGACGACGCCAGCATGATGAAGGGCTAA
- a CDS encoding NADH-quinone oxidoreductase subunit J, whose protein sequence is MALQAIAFYLLAFVTIAAGLLVVSARNPVHSVLFLITAFFSAAGLFVLLGAEFLAMLLIVVYVGAVAVLFLFVVMMLDVDFAELRQGFAQYLPIGGLVGGVLTLEMIFVAATVASNGAAAKNGLPNASPGGVPNTEAIGRVLYTDYIFFFQLAGLVLLVAMIGAIVLTLRHKPGVKRQDIGKQVARTPKTGMTLVQIKPGEGISE, encoded by the coding sequence ATGGCCTTGCAGGCGATCGCTTTCTATCTGCTGGCTTTCGTGACCATCGCGGCGGGTCTTCTCGTCGTGTCGGCCCGAAACCCGGTGCACTCGGTGCTCTTCCTGATCACCGCCTTCTTCTCGGCCGCCGGCCTCTTCGTCCTGCTGGGCGCGGAGTTCCTCGCGATGCTGCTGATCGTCGTCTATGTGGGCGCGGTCGCGGTGCTGTTCCTGTTCGTCGTCATGATGCTGGACGTGGACTTCGCCGAGCTTCGTCAAGGCTTCGCCCAGTATCTGCCGATCGGCGGCCTGGTCGGGGGCGTCCTGACGCTGGAGATGATCTTCGTCGCCGCGACGGTGGCGAGCAACGGCGCGGCCGCCAAGAACGGCCTGCCGAACGCTTCGCCGGGCGGCGTTCCGAACACCGAAGCGATCGGTCGCGTGCTCTACACCGACTACATTTTCTTCTTCCAACTGGCGGGCCTGGTGCTGCTGGTCGCCATGATCGGCGCCATCGTCCTGACCCTGCGCCACAAGCCGGGCGTCAAGCGCCAGGACATCGGCAAGCAGGTCGCCCGCACGCCCAAGACCGGCATGACGCTGGTCCAGATCAAGCCGGGTGAGGGGATCTCCGAATGA
- the nuoI gene encoding NADH-quinone oxidoreductase subunit NuoI: MFQRITQAAKGAALLDFAGAFGLAMKYLVAPKKTVIYPNERGPQSPRFRGEHALRRYPSGEERCIACKLCEAVCPAQAITIEAEPREDGSRRTTRYDIDMVKCIYCGLCQEACPVDAIVEGPNIEFATETREELYYDKERLLDNGDRWERLIAKNLELDAPYR, translated from the coding sequence GTGTTCCAGCGCATCACTCAAGCGGCCAAGGGCGCGGCCCTTCTGGACTTCGCGGGCGCCTTCGGCCTGGCCATGAAGTATCTGGTCGCGCCGAAGAAGACCGTGATCTATCCGAACGAGCGCGGCCCGCAGTCGCCCCGCTTCCGCGGCGAGCACGCTCTGCGTCGCTATCCGTCGGGCGAAGAGCGCTGCATCGCTTGCAAGCTCTGTGAAGCTGTTTGCCCAGCCCAGGCCATCACGATCGAGGCCGAGCCGCGCGAGGACGGCAGCCGTCGCACGACCCGCTACGACATCGACATGGTCAAGTGCATCTACTGCGGCCTGTGCCAGGAGGCCTGCCCGGTGGACGCCATCGTGGAAGGTCCGAACATCGAGTTCGCGACCGAGACCCGCGAAGAGCTCTACTACGACAAGGAACGTCTTCTCGATAACGGCGACCGCTGGGAGCGCCTGATCGCGAAGAATCTGGAGTTGGACGCGCCCTACCGCTAA